The Micromonospora krabiensis genome window below encodes:
- the panB gene encoding 3-methyl-2-oxobutanoate hydroxymethyltransferase: MVESTPAEVTALYGGPATRRVRTRDLIAAKERGERWPMLTSYDQYTASIFDQAGIPVLLVGDSAANNVFGYETTVPVTAEELLPLVRAVVRATRQALIVGDLPFGSYEEGPTQALRTAVRFMKEGGCHAVKLEGGRRCAAQIAAITGAGIPVMAHIGFTPQSEHAIGGYRVQGRGDAAEEVIADARAVAEAGAFAVVLEMVPGEVAKRITNDLQIPTVGIGAGPDTDAQVLVWQDMAGLRSGKTPRFVKRYADLAGTLTDATRRFADEVRGGDFPAAEHTF, encoded by the coding sequence ATGGTGGAGTCCACCCCGGCCGAGGTGACCGCCCTCTACGGCGGGCCGGCGACGCGACGGGTCCGCACCCGCGACCTGATCGCCGCCAAGGAGCGTGGCGAACGCTGGCCGATGCTCACCTCGTACGACCAGTACACGGCGTCGATCTTCGACCAGGCGGGCATCCCGGTGCTGCTGGTCGGCGACTCCGCGGCCAACAACGTCTTCGGCTACGAGACGACCGTCCCGGTGACCGCCGAGGAGCTGCTTCCGCTGGTACGCGCGGTGGTCCGCGCCACCCGCCAGGCGCTGATCGTGGGTGACCTGCCCTTCGGCTCGTACGAGGAGGGGCCGACCCAGGCCCTGCGCACCGCCGTACGGTTCATGAAGGAGGGCGGCTGCCACGCCGTGAAGCTGGAGGGCGGACGGCGCTGCGCGGCGCAGATCGCGGCGATCACCGGCGCCGGCATCCCGGTGATGGCCCACATCGGCTTCACCCCGCAGAGCGAGCACGCCATCGGCGGCTACCGGGTGCAGGGGCGCGGTGACGCCGCCGAGGAGGTCATCGCCGACGCCCGGGCGGTCGCGGAGGCCGGTGCCTTCGCCGTGGTGCTGGAGATGGTGCCCGGCGAGGTCGCCAAGCGGATCACCAACGACCTGCAGATCCCCACCGTGGGCATCGGCGCCGGCCCCGACACCGACGCCCAGGTCCTCGTCTGGCAGGACATGGCGGGCCTGCGCAGCGGCAAGACCCCGCGCTTCGTGAAGCGCTACGCCGACCTGGCCGGCACCCTGACTGACGCCACCCGCCGATTCGCCGACGAGGTCCGTGGCGGTGACTTCCCCGCCGCCGAACACACCTTCTGA
- a CDS encoding NAD+ synthase, protein MPTLRIALSQVNPTVGDLAGNAQLVRTWTRRAADAGAHLVAFPEMMLTGYPVEDLVFRRSFVAASRAALERLAADLAADGLGDLPVVVGYLDADGPPQISSDAEPGHGARNAAALLHRGTVAATYFKHHLPNYGVFDEDRYFVPGDVLTVVRIGGVDVALTICEDLWQAGGPFAAARHAGVGLVVNINGSPYELNKDDIRLPLVRRRAAEAGAAIAYVNMIGGQDELVFEGDSMIVGADGELLTRAPQFVEHLLVHDVALPAAGERPGDDTAIVDGMRVARATVSESLPAPAGPAAVGGMIEPVADEAEVWQALVLGLRDYVNKNRFPSVVLGLSGGIDSAVVAALAVDALGPDRVVGVSLPSQHSSEHSREDAAELAKRTGLDYRIEPIQPMVDTFLANMSLSGVTVENLQARVRGVILMALSNQEGHLVLTTGNKSELAVGYSTLYGDSVGGFNPVKDVWKTLIWRLAKWRNVDAERRGETAPIPENSIGKPPSAELSPGQLDSDTLPDYDVLDPILIGYVDGDLGRDGLVEAGHDPAVVDKVLRMVDTAEYKRRQSAPGTKISIKAFGRDRRLPITNRWREDG, encoded by the coding sequence ATGCCCACCCTGCGTATCGCCCTGTCCCAGGTCAACCCGACCGTCGGCGACCTCGCCGGCAACGCGCAGCTGGTCCGCACGTGGACCCGCCGGGCCGCCGACGCCGGCGCCCACCTCGTCGCGTTCCCGGAGATGATGCTGACCGGGTACCCGGTCGAGGATCTGGTCTTCCGCCGGTCCTTCGTGGCCGCGTCGCGGGCGGCGCTGGAACGGCTCGCCGCCGACCTCGCGGCGGACGGGCTGGGCGACCTGCCGGTGGTCGTCGGCTACCTCGACGCCGACGGACCGCCGCAGATCAGCTCCGACGCCGAGCCGGGCCACGGGGCACGCAACGCGGCGGCCCTGCTGCACCGGGGCACCGTCGCCGCCACCTACTTCAAGCACCACCTGCCCAACTACGGCGTCTTCGACGAGGACCGCTACTTCGTGCCGGGCGACGTGCTCACCGTCGTGCGGATCGGCGGCGTCGACGTGGCGCTGACGATCTGCGAGGACCTGTGGCAGGCCGGCGGGCCGTTCGCCGCCGCCCGGCACGCGGGGGTCGGGCTGGTCGTCAACATCAACGGCTCGCCGTACGAGTTGAACAAGGACGACATCCGGCTGCCGCTGGTCCGCCGCCGCGCCGCGGAGGCGGGCGCCGCCATCGCGTACGTCAACATGATCGGCGGCCAGGACGAGCTGGTCTTCGAGGGCGACTCGATGATCGTGGGCGCGGACGGCGAGCTGCTGACCCGGGCGCCGCAGTTCGTGGAGCACCTGCTGGTCCACGACGTGGCGCTGCCCGCGGCGGGCGAGCGCCCCGGCGACGACACCGCGATCGTCGACGGGATGCGGGTGGCCCGCGCGACGGTCAGCGAGAGCCTGCCGGCGCCGGCCGGCCCGGCGGCGGTCGGCGGGATGATCGAGCCGGTGGCCGACGAGGCCGAGGTCTGGCAGGCGCTGGTGCTGGGCCTGCGCGACTACGTCAACAAGAACCGCTTCCCGTCCGTGGTGCTGGGCCTCTCCGGCGGCATCGACTCCGCCGTGGTGGCCGCGCTGGCCGTGGACGCGCTCGGGCCGGACCGGGTCGTCGGCGTGTCCCTGCCCAGCCAGCACTCCTCCGAGCACTCCCGGGAGGACGCGGCCGAGCTCGCCAAGCGCACCGGGCTGGACTACCGCATCGAGCCCATCCAGCCAATGGTCGACACGTTCCTGGCCAACATGTCGCTGTCCGGGGTGACCGTGGAGAACCTGCAGGCGCGCGTCCGCGGGGTGATCCTCATGGCGCTGTCGAACCAGGAGGGCCACCTGGTGCTGACCACCGGCAACAAGAGCGAGTTGGCGGTGGGTTACTCGACGCTCTACGGTGACTCGGTCGGCGGCTTCAACCCGGTCAAGGACGTGTGGAAGACGCTGATCTGGCGGCTGGCGAAGTGGCGCAACGTGGACGCCGAGCGGCGCGGCGAGACCGCCCCGATCCCGGAGAACTCCATCGGCAAGCCGCCGAGCGCCGAGCTCAGCCCGGGGCAGCTCGACAGCGACACCCTCCCCGACTACGACGTGCTCGACCCGATCCTCATCGGCTACGTGGACGGCGACCTCGGCCGCGACGGCCTGGTCGAGGCGGGCCACGATCCGGCGGTGGTCGACAAGGTGCTGCGGATGGTGGATACCGCCGAGTACAAGCGCCGCCAGTCCGCCCCGGGCACGAAGATCTCGATCAAGGCTTTCGGTCGGGACCGGCGGCTGCCGATCACCAACCGCTGGCGCGAGGACGGCTGA
- a CDS encoding glutamine synthetase family protein, which produces MDRQQEFVLRTLEERDIRFVRLWFTDVLGTLKSVSVAPAELEAAFEEGIGFDGSAIEGFARIFESDMVAMPDPTTFQVFPFEGGVSGESARMFCDILLPDGSPSWADPRHVLRRALSKAADKGFTFYTHPEIEFFLLENGPMDGSLPIPVDTGGYFEHTTHAVARDFRRQAVLALERIGISVEFSHHEVAPGQQEIDLRYADALTTADNIMTFRHVVKEVALSTGVQATFMPKPFTDQPGSGMHTHLSLFEGERNAFHDGGDPMKLSKVARSFIAGLLTHAREYTAVTNQWVNSYKRLFPQHLPDRITESPAYVCWGHLNRSALVRVPAYGKPNSARVEVRSLDSATNPYLAFAVLLGAGLKGIEEGYELPPGAEDDVWSLTSAERRAMGYEALPENLAEAIDVMAESELVAEVLGEHVFDFFLRNKRAEWEQYRREVTPYERQRYLSL; this is translated from the coding sequence GTGGACCGTCAGCAGGAGTTCGTCCTCCGCACGCTGGAAGAGCGGGACATCCGGTTCGTCCGGCTGTGGTTCACGGACGTGCTCGGCACGCTCAAGAGCGTCTCCGTGGCGCCGGCCGAGTTGGAGGCCGCGTTCGAGGAGGGCATCGGCTTCGACGGCTCGGCGATCGAGGGCTTCGCGCGGATCTTCGAGTCGGACATGGTCGCCATGCCGGACCCGACCACCTTCCAGGTCTTCCCGTTCGAGGGCGGGGTCAGCGGCGAGAGCGCCCGGATGTTCTGCGACATCCTGCTTCCCGACGGCAGCCCGTCCTGGGCCGACCCGCGGCACGTGCTGCGCCGTGCGCTGTCGAAGGCCGCCGACAAGGGCTTCACCTTCTACACCCACCCCGAGATCGAGTTCTTCCTGCTGGAGAACGGCCCGATGGACGGCTCGCTGCCGATCCCGGTCGACACCGGCGGCTACTTCGAGCACACCACGCACGCGGTGGCGCGGGACTTCCGGCGCCAGGCGGTGTTGGCGCTGGAGCGGATCGGCATCTCGGTGGAGTTCAGCCACCACGAGGTCGCGCCCGGGCAGCAGGAGATCGACCTGCGCTACGCGGACGCCCTCACCACCGCCGACAACATCATGACCTTCCGGCACGTGGTCAAGGAGGTGGCCCTCTCCACCGGTGTGCAGGCCACCTTCATGCCGAAGCCCTTCACCGACCAGCCGGGTAGCGGGATGCACACCCACCTCTCGCTGTTCGAGGGGGAGCGCAACGCGTTCCACGACGGCGGCGACCCGATGAAGCTCTCCAAGGTCGCCCGGTCCTTCATCGCCGGCCTGCTGACCCACGCCCGCGAGTACACGGCGGTCACCAACCAGTGGGTCAACTCGTACAAGCGGCTCTTCCCGCAGCACCTGCCGGACCGCATCACGGAGAGCCCGGCGTACGTCTGCTGGGGTCACCTCAACCGGTCGGCTCTGGTCCGGGTGCCCGCGTACGGCAAGCCGAACTCGGCCCGGGTCGAGGTCCGCTCGCTGGACTCGGCGACCAACCCGTACCTCGCCTTCGCGGTGCTGCTCGGCGCCGGCCTGAAGGGCATCGAGGAGGGCTACGAGCTGCCGCCGGGCGCCGAGGACGACGTCTGGTCGCTGACCAGCGCGGAACGGCGCGCCATGGGCTACGAGGCGCTGCCCGAGAACCTCGCCGAGGCGATCGACGTGATGGCCGAGTCCGAGCTGGTCGCCGAGGTGCTCGGCGAGCACGTCTTCGACTTCTTCCTGCGCAACAAGCGCGCCGAGTGGGAGCAGTACCGCCGCGAGGTCACCCCGTACGAGCGGCAGCGCTACCTGTCCCTCTAA
- a CDS encoding DUF350 domain-containing protein: protein MLEDLLSGAWQSIVFGVVGVALLAAGFVLVDLLTPGKLRELIWVQRNRNAGLLLAANQLGVAAIVFTAILTSYSDFAKGLASTVLFGLLGLGIMALAFFVLDLLTPGRLGEIICTDEPHPAARVSAATHFGAALIVCASIA, encoded by the coding sequence GTGCTGGAGGATCTGCTCAGCGGGGCCTGGCAGAGCATCGTGTTCGGAGTCGTCGGGGTCGCCCTGCTGGCCGCCGGGTTCGTGCTGGTCGACCTGCTCACACCCGGCAAGCTGCGAGAGCTGATCTGGGTGCAGCGCAACCGCAACGCGGGCCTGCTGCTCGCCGCCAACCAGCTCGGCGTCGCGGCGATCGTGTTCACCGCGATCCTGACCAGCTACAGCGACTTCGCCAAGGGGCTCGCCTCCACGGTGCTCTTCGGGCTGCTCGGGCTGGGGATCATGGCGTTGGCGTTCTTCGTCCTCGACCTGCTCACGCCGGGCCGGCTGGGCGAGATCATCTGCACCGACGAGCCGCACCCGGCGGCCCGGGTCAGCGCCGCCACCCACTTCGGCGCCGCGCTGATCGTCTGCGCCAGCATCGCCTGA
- a CDS encoding helix-turn-helix transcriptional regulator, whose amino-acid sequence MNRTDRLYALVEELRAVSPRPRSARWLADRFEVSSRTIERDIGALQQTGVPIWAEPGRTGGYVLDRARTLPPVNLTAGEAVAMALALHRLRGTPFAVAAGTALRKLVAVMPPADVAEAHRLAGRVHLIGDGPVTPVPASVADAVAARRVLRIAYADRDGADSTRDVEPLGYLGNSRHWYLLAWCRLRGGVRAFRTDRIRTVTPLAERVPERDLAVDELDIPRERVHRLSLV is encoded by the coding sequence GTGAACCGGACGGATCGCCTCTACGCCCTGGTCGAGGAGTTGCGGGCGGTCTCGCCGCGGCCGCGCAGCGCCCGGTGGCTGGCCGACCGCTTCGAGGTCAGCAGCCGCACCATCGAACGTGACATCGGGGCGTTGCAGCAGACCGGTGTGCCGATCTGGGCGGAGCCGGGCCGCACCGGCGGCTACGTGCTCGACCGCGCCCGCACGCTGCCGCCGGTCAACCTCACCGCCGGCGAGGCGGTCGCGATGGCGTTGGCCCTGCACCGGCTGCGCGGCACACCGTTCGCCGTCGCGGCCGGCACCGCGCTGCGCAAACTCGTCGCCGTCATGCCGCCGGCCGACGTCGCGGAGGCGCACCGGCTGGCCGGCCGGGTGCACCTCATCGGCGACGGGCCGGTGACACCCGTCCCGGCCTCCGTCGCCGACGCGGTCGCCGCGCGGCGCGTCCTGCGCATCGCGTACGCGGACCGCGACGGCGCCGACTCGACGCGCGACGTGGAGCCGCTGGGCTACCTCGGCAACTCCCGCCACTGGTACCTGCTGGCCTGGTGTCGGCTGCGCGGCGGCGTCCGCGCCTTCCGCACCGACCGGATCCGGACCGTGACCCCGTTGGCCGAGCGGGTGCCCGAGCGAGACTTGGCCGTCGACGAGCTCGACATCCCACGGGAGCGGGTCCACCGGCTCAGCCTCGTCTGA